Part of the Brassica oleracea var. oleracea cultivar TO1000 chromosome C8, BOL, whole genome shotgun sequence genome is shown below.
TAAATTAATGAGTTTTCCTTAATGAAATTTAAACTTAATGTCATTAAATGAACCTAAAAATACATCATATTTAACGTAGCTTATTACGGACGAGTACGACCCAATAATGAACTTGAATTTTATTTTCACGAAAACGTGAATCATTTGACTTATGTAATATTTAAAATATATTAACTACAATATAACAAATGCATATAATCTACCTATACTTTAGTTTAAAATGATCATGCTCAAGTTTTGTATAGTCAACTTACATCATGCATCAATCGATCGATGTACAATAGTCAAACCACCTATAGTTTCCGTTTTTTTTATAGGATGCATCAACCAACCAATCATCCCACTGATTTTCTAAGCTTTATAAAAAAACAAATCAATAATTACAAACTCAAAATCTAATATCTTCTATTAATCAAAACATAATATCTTCAATGTCGTGTCTTTAATGTATCTATTAAATATACAAACTGTAACCATAATTACACTAATTATAAGAATAGATTTGATTTCAACCAATTGATCTATTACTTCGGTAATTGATTTGCTTGCAGAAGAGAAAACAATAAATTTAAAATTTATAAAAATATAAAGATATACATATTCCAACCAATTGCCTATATTTGCGTATGATTTTCGCAAATAAGCTTAATAAGCTTCAAATTGAACATTGAAAAGATAGAGAGATTTTTTTAATCTTTTACTGACACAGAACTTAAACAAAACGAAGAGTTAAAGGTAATTTTTTTTTGTTGCACTTCCCGAAAAAAAACGGTTACAACATGGGCTTTCATAATATGGTCTTATAACATATTAATGTTATGGACAGTTAATAATTATCTTGACGAAAAACAAAGACTATAAATAATTTATTATTAACAAAATTATGAAATTATTTACAATTTGATGACTAATTCATCACTCTTTTTTATAGAAGTTTAAAAATCATTTTATTTTCCTTAGACATGTATAACTAATTTATAATCTTTTATGCCGTACTAAGTCATAATATAATATTTATTCATATTTTACATTAATAACCATTGTTTTTATATATCTTCTACCGTTCTCTAATTACGTCTATTTGTTCAATTTTGTATATGATATCGAATATTCATCATAAATAGATAGTTTAAGATGCCAAAAAATTATTTACTTAGTAAATATAATACATCAAATATTACAAATAAATAAATAACAAAAAAAACGAAAACTCATATCAATTAAATTGCATGCTGTCTTTGAATAAGATTTAAAAATAAAACGGCTAGAGACGTGTCGATTGGGTAAGGAAAGTAGAAGAGATAGTCGTAGTATAGGGGGGCTATGTATAGGAAGTAGTACGACTACGCCGAACGGCGTGCATTGTTAAAAGAGTCAAAACGAAATTCGATGGGAGAAGCGAAGAGGTTCTGAAGATTCGAAAAATGGTTTGAAGTGCCAATTCATATCAATAATATCATTCTGCCTTTTGAAAATTCTTATGATCCATCTCTGCATTTTTCCCAGTGGCGGACAGATTTTTGACCTTTTATATTAACTCATTGGATATATGTGTTTGTATCTTATCTATACTATTTAATATTCCTAATTTCATAATATAAATCGTTTTTTTGTTTTACAAATAAATTACTTTTCCATTTCATTAAAAACAGATTATGAAACATAAGAATGCAAATAAATACAATAGCTTTATGTAATTACAAGGTTTAACAAATAATGATAAAATGATTTAGTGCGAGTCATCTGTGGTATGTCAGATATACAGCTCATTAGCGCGCATAAATTGTGTTTAATAACTTTTAGGACATGTTTTCCTTGTTACCTATTTCTTCTACGTATTTGAAAATGTTTTTTTATAACATAAGCTTAAGGCCAATGATGGAAAAACGACCGTTTCATACTCAACATATTGCAATATGTTCGATTCAAACCCGACTTATATGATCGTGATAAAACATATCAGAACTTTCAAAAAATTCAAATAACATACTTTATACTTTATGTTTATTTTCTTAGCCAAATCATACTTCGGTCGTCACATCAGCTGTCACATCAGCTGTCACATCATCTAATTTTGCTGAATTAGATGATACGTTAGATAATTTTACAGAGGAAGATGCCACATGTACATTTAAAAAAACAAAATAGTTGTTTTATAACATATTTTTTTAGAAAATGTAAATTTTAGAATTTTTTTTTAACAACAAAACATTCACAGATTCATATTGACTTTTAGAAAATTTTATTATTTAGTGAAATTAACAAAAATAATTAAATTTTTATCTTATATAAGAGATAGATTTGTAAATATTTCGATCATATCACAATATTGTCCTTATAAGAGTTATATATGTGTTATAATTATTCAAATTCAATGCTAGCATTGCAGTCGTGTTACTCTCGATTAATTATGGTTGTGTTTATTTAAAAAAATATGATATGTTAATCTAAATTCTTTAAATGTAAATAACATATTCATAATTAATTATAAGTATGGTATTATGATATGATCGAAACATTTACGGATATATTTATCATATAAGATTAAAATTTAATTATTTAATTAATTTTTGTTAGTTTTACTAAATGATAAAAGTTTATAAATTTTACATTTTCTAAAAAAAATATTTTTATAAAATGATTATTTTGGTTTTTAAAAAAGAATGTATATGTGGTATTTTCGTCAACAAAATTAGCTGACGTAGAATCTAGATCAGCAAAAATAGATCATGTGTCAGCTGGTGTGGCGACTAGGGTATGATTTGGCCAAAAAAATAAACATTCGGTATGCTATTTGAAATTTTTGAAAGTTCAAGTATGTTTTAGCATGATCATATAAATCGAGTATAAATTTAACATATCGCGATATGTTGGGTATGAAATGACTGTTTTCCCGATAAATATATCCATAAATGTTTCTATCATATCATAATATTGTACTTATAAGAGTTATATATGTTGTAATGTATCAAATTCAATACTACTGTTGTAGTGTGTTACTCATGAGTATGTTATTTACATTTAAACAATTTAGATTAACATATCATAAATATTTTAAATAAACACAACCATAATTATTATGAATATGTTATTTACATTTAAAGAATTTAGATTAACATATCATAATTTTTTTAAATAAACACAACCATAATTAATCGAGAGTAACACGGCTGCAATACTAACATTGAATTTGAATAATTACAACACATATATAACTCTTATAAGGACGGTATTGTGATATGATCGAAACATTTACAAATCTATCTCTTATATAAGATTAAAATTTAATTTTTTAATTATTTTTATTAATTTCACTAAATAATAAAAATTTCTAAAATTTACATTTTCTAAAAATATATTTTTATAAAACGACTATTTTGCTTATTTTTAAAATGTACATGTGACATTTTCGTCAGCAAAATTAGCTGACGTAGCATCCAAGTCAGCAAAATTAGCTGACGTAGCATCCAAGTCAGCAAAATTTGATGATGTGGCAGTTGATGTGGCGACCAAACTATGATTTGGTTAATAAAATAAACATTAGGTATGTTATTTGAATTTTTTGAAAGTTCAGATATGTTTTAACACAGCCATATAAATCGGATATAAATTGAACATATTGCGACATGATAGGTATGAAATGGATTTTTTCACGTGGTACGTCAGATATACACCTCATTAGGGCGCATAAATTGTGTTTAATAAGTTTTAGGACATGTTTTCCGTGTTAACTATTTCTTCTACGTATTTGAAAATGTTTTTTTATAACATAAGCTTAAGGCCAATGACCAAATTTTACTATATGTGGGCTGGGGGACTATATATTTCTAAGTAGTAATCAGTTTGTTGAATCGAATTCTCGGTTTTTTTAAGCTGTTGCTTCTATCTTGCTTTGGCAGGGCACTTTGGATATCTAAAGTAGTTACAAGATTATATTTTCGACGATTGTCCGAACTAAGATGGAATGTCTCTCTTTTTGCTCTAGTGTGTCTCCCTCTTTATGCTCTAAAGCTATTGAGCTACAAGAACAAGAAAAAAGTTGAAAAAACTGTGTTGTGTCGAAGACAAAAGAATAATAAGTGGAAGATTCAAAGTGGAGTTATCGTTAGGACCAAAAATAAGTTTATATTTTAAAAAGACAAACTTGTTGGGTAAAGATGATACAACAAATCAAACATACGTTTGTGTCCTAGAAGAATTGGTCAAGCTAGCAAAGATGTACCATGGACCAAAGTGACTACCTTTGATCATATTTATATATTCATATCTTATGTTTTGTATCATGATTGATACCTCTCCCAATCTTGGGGCATTCCTCTTGTTGGTCCAACAATTTTCCTTTTCCACTTTTGCAATCTTCACATACATTGGACCATTCCTACATTTGTTTCTATTGCTTTTCTTTTGCCTCTGCCACTTTCATCTCATTTGATGTATGCGGTTGATTCATCGCCATTACCCACAAACGAATAAATTGTTACAGAATTATATCCGTCATACATCCCTAAGATTTTTAGATATACTAATAATTTATCAAAGCTTATATATGCATAAGATAATCTGAAAAAAATGTATAAGATAATTTGTGGTATTTTAAACTTAAAAATCAAAGGAAAAATATACTACGCCTATGTTCCAGTCAACCATACCACTTTGACTAAATACAAAAGTATGAATTATACTAAGAGCATGATTAATGAGGGTACTTAGGGTCATATTCTTAGTTTTTTATTTAAAAGTTAAAAGACAATTTCTTATATTCCGCTAAAAATCTCATCCTAAGAACCCATGTTACTCATGTTCTAAGAATTTTAAACATGAGATCCTTAAGAAATGTGAAGAGACGCTTTCGAGGCGACAACGTGAAGATACAGGAGCCGTAGACAAAAAAAATGGTCTAAACTAGGCATGGACGTTCAGGTACCCGTTGGCATTCGGGTCGGGTTTTTTGGATTTTTCGAATTTTCAGATTTACGCTTCTAGGTTCCATACTAAAATTTTATTAGTACGGGTCGGCTTCGGATAATAACACTTCGGATTCAGTTCAAATTGTATTGCATCATAAAACCCATAAAGTAATCATATATCGTACGGATTTGGGTTATATCGGTTCGGTACGGATATAACCAAAATAAAAAACAATTTTTTTGAAGTAAAACATAAAGAAAAACATGTAAATTAAATAAAAATTAATCTATCACATATAAAATTGATAAAATAACAAAAATATGTTAAATCAAGCATGAAAACAAACATCATTTGTAAACAATATGTATTGACTTATAGAGAGTAGACTTTTTATTTCAATGAGCAAATTATAAAATACTTATTTATAACTAATTGTGTACTTAAAGCATTTATTAGAATTTTAATATTTATTATTATATAATATTACCATAAATATTGAATTTAATAATTGGAATACTTATATATATTTCAAAATATTTATATGACTATTAATTTCAAATTTTTCGGGTTACCCGTTCGGGTTCGGTTAATAACACTTCGGGTTCGGATATTTTTTGTACCACCCTACAAGATCCGTTCGGGTATTTTTACGTTTCGGATCGGATAACGGGTCTGGTTTTTTGGTTCGGGTTCGGTTCGGATTTCGGATTCCGAATTTTATGCCCAGGCCTTGTCTAAACATAGGACAGCTGAAACTGAACTGTTATACTTTTATATACTACATAAAACATAGTTAACCGTTTAACGAAAAAAAAAAATCACGGGGTATTTGGAAGCGACATCCTTCTTTGTTAGGTAACAGAAGCGACATGCTAAATTGCAATTCTTTGGAAAAAAAAATTAGATGAGAAATATAACAAAGTACACTAGTTTTGCCATAGTATAATAATTTAGTCTACAATTTTCTTCCTCCAAAAAACCTTATATTTTGTATACAACTATATTTATATCTACCTATAGACAACAGTATTCACATTACTTTTAATGTATATTATGAAAGCAGAAATCATTCTTAGTTAGCAACCCCTGTAATGATTTTTCATTTTTAAGAACACACACCATACAAACAGAATTTTCAAACAAAAATAAAAGAGAACGCAGAATCCATCAAAAGGGCAGAGGGAAGAGACATTCCAGTCGTGTTTTGTAACTTTTGAGGAACAACTCATAAACCAACACATACTATATTATATTAAAATAAACTAAACATTAGTTTAAATTAGTTATTTACTAAGTTATCATTTGGTTACTTTACATGCATGCATGCATGCGGAAAACTAAATCTAGCTACATGTGTCCACGTGGCACTCTGATTAACGACAAAATGGGTTAATTCAACTAATTCACTCGTCTTCACCAAAAATACGATCTCTCTTCCTCGCTTTATGTTTTCTTGGAACTGGCGAAAACATTTTTGGAACTTTGTGGGTCCTGCCGAATCCACCGAATACATGGTCATCATCATTTGCATTTTGCATCATCATCAAACACCAAGTAGTTTTACTGCTCTCGTAGCGGACTACGAACAGTCTTTTTCATTTGTTCTTTGTTTTTTTTTCTGATAATCAGAAGGTACTAATCCTCTTGAACAAGACGCAGTCTTTGGTAATACGCTGAAGGGGAACAAACCCGTCATCTCAACAGGAAAATTAGAAAACTCGAGTTTCAAGTTTCTACAAACACTAGTAAAAAACAGGGTCACACCCACGTTAATTTTCGTGGGTATGACCAAATTTTCGTGGCTATACGGAGCAGAAGCCACGAAATGCTACGAAACGCAAAACGTACGTATACGAGCGTAGCAAAAACAGCGCATGTCAAAAAACGTAGCAAAATACCACGTATTGCCACGAAACTTTTCGTAGCAACTTTGCTACGATTTGAGACGAAACATGTGTGGCAATGTGCTACGGTTTGACACGGATGGTAATGTAGCAATAAGCTACGGTTTGCTACGATTGTTTTCGTGGGTAGTTTTAATAATTATAAAAAAAAATTAAAAACAATTATAAAGCACCAATTTGAAATTTTTATAAAATGCAAAATGCGAATTAAAAGCGAAAATATCATAGAAACTAAAATATATTACATAAAAGTTGCAGTTTTAAACATTCAAAAGATAATACAACTTGAAACAAAGTACACAAAAGATTAAAGCTTAATACATCAACTGACCAAACCTTACATACCAAGGTCTTGGCACCACCTATCTAACTCAGATGGGTTATTGATCGTGAGATGTTGTGGTAGAGCCGTAGACTGACCTTGAGCTTGTGGCTGATGTTGAGATTGAATTGGAGCTTGGGGCTGACCTTGAGGTTGTGACTGAGCTTGAGGCTGAGATGGTTGTGCAGTTGAGGCAGGAGTGGAAGCTTGAGATTGGAGAGTTTGCAGAATAATGTTGAGAGTTGCTTGGCTAGCTGACATCCCCCCTGTTACTTGAGTCTTGAAAGCATTGATTTCTGCCTTCAAAGCACTGAAATCTTCCTTGACTCCAGCAATGTCTTCCTTGACTTCAGAAATGGTGGTCTCAAAGCCAGACATGCGCATATCAACGTCTAGGTTGCGCTGCAGTGAGACAGGAATTGGCACAGATGGACTGCTGTTCTTGTACTGAACACTGCCAAGGCCGTAGATTGTACCCTTCTTTGTCTTTCCTCTCTGCAAAAAGACAGGATAATAATCATAAGCAAGCATTCCAATCACAAGCACCATAACTAAGATAGTATCAATTCCAATAATTAACTTAGACAATCACAAGCATTTCCAATCACAAGCACCTTAACTAACTACGACAGTTTCCATTCCAATAATTAACTTAGACAATCACAAGCATTTCCAATCACAAGCACCTTAACTAACTACGACAGTTTCCATTCCAATAATTAACTTAGACAATCACAAGCATTTCCAATCACAAGCACCTTAACTAACTACGACAGTTTCCATTCCAATAATTAACTTAGACAATCACAAGCATTTCCAATCACAAGCACCTTAACTAACTACGACAGTTTCCATTCCAATAATTAACTTAGACAATCACAAGCATTTCCAATCACAAGCACCTTAACTAACTACGACAGTTTCCATTCCAATAATTAACTTAGACAATCACAAGCATTTCCAATCACAAGCACCTTAACTAACTACGACAGTTTCCATTCCAATAATTAACTTAGACAATCACAAGCATTTCCAATCACAAGCACCTTAACTAACTACGACAGTTTCCATTCCAATAATTAACTTAGACAATCACAAGCATTTCCAATCACAAGCACCTTAACTAACTACGACAGTTTCCATTCCAATAATTAACTTAGACAATCACAAGCATTTCCAATCACAAGCACCTTAACTAACTACGACAGTTTCAATTCCAATAATTAACTTAGACAATCACAAGCATCTTAACTAACTTAGACAGTCTCCAGTTCAATAATTAATTTAGACAATCACAAGCACCATAACCAACATGGACAGTCTCAATTCCAATAATTAACTAAGAGTCTCAAATTCAATAATTAACTTAGACAACTAGTAAGCTGAAATAAATAAAATGAGGATGAGAGAAGAGATGACCTTGATGTATTCTTGGTTGAGAAGATAGCGCTTTGCATTTGAAGCAGCAGTAGAGCCAGTTTGACTGTCTCCTAGTGGAGATCCATCTTGTAACATCTCTTCAACGGCTTCCTCAACCTCCAACACCAGTTCCTCCGTACGTTCGTCTAGGAAGGAACCATCTTTACCCGTGTGAGTCTTCCTTGCAAGGGCTGTGTATGAAGGTGGTTCATCCAAACCTTCATCAACCATCTACAAGAAAGGAAACAGATGAAAGTTAGACAACACTTAAAGCAAAAAAAATTATGAAAAAAGGCAAAACTGACCATTTGATACGCAATGTTCAGGAAACAGCGTGGGCCTGCACCGTGCTTGTGCATCTTCTTCCCAACTGGAGCAGACTTACGAGATCTTGCAGCTTTTGCACTCTTCCTTTTTGCTTGCTCAGTGTTGTACTTCTCAACCATTGTTGCCCAGTGAGCGTCTGACATGTAAGAAGGTTGCCTATTATCTCTCCTGTTCTGGCTGATGCGGCCACAGACGGTAACCTGAGTTTGTTTCTTCCACTTCAAGTAGATTTCATCATGGAATTGGTCATCCCAGTAGTAGTGTTGCTACAAAAGAACATAAGACAGAGTTAAACATTATAGCTTCCTAATAGTTGAGAAAGGGAAAAGGAAAGGGAAACAAGCACTTACAATGAACGCATGCCACCACTGATCCTTCTTCTCAGGTGGAACGAAGTTCCAGCTTGCCCACGACCCCCAGTAGTTTCCCTGCCATGTTGCTCGGATAAAAGCATGGACTTCAGGATCAATACCAAACCTGAGACAAGACAATGGCAAACATCAAATAAAAATCAAATATTAAACTCTACACTTAATCTTCTAATACACGGTTCAACTAGTATTGACAAAATCAAATATTATACTCTACACTTAGTCTACTAATACAAGGTTCAACTAATACCACAACACAATATTTTNNNNNNNNNNNNNNNNNNNNNNNNNNNNNNNNNNNNNNNNNNNNNNNNNNNNNNNNNNNNNNNNNNNNNNNNNNNNNNNNNNNNNNNNNNNNNNNNNNNNNNNNNNNNNNNNNNNNNNNNNNNNNNNNNNNNNNNNNNNNNNNNNNNNNNNNNNNNNNNNNNNNNNNNNNNNNNNNNNNNNNNNNNNNNNNNNNNNNNNNNNNNNNNNNNNNNNNNNNNNNNNNNNNNNNNNNNNNNNNNNNNNNNNNNNNNNNNNNNNNNNNNNNNNNNNNNNNNNNNNNNNNNNNNNNNNNNNNNNNNNNNNNNNNNNNNNNNNNNNNNNNNNNNNNNNNNNNNNNNNNNNNNNNNNNNNNATTTAAGAATTTAAACTATATATTACAAAATTAAAAATTTCATATAAAAATTAAAAATTAAGAATTTAAGAATTTAAACTATATATTACAAAATTAAAAATTTCATATAAAAATTAAAAATTAAGAATTTAAGAATTTAAACTATATATTACAAATTTAAAAATTTCATAACTTACAAGTTACTAATTGTTTAACTTATTTATATTACAAATTTTTTAAACTTCATAAATTACACATTACTAAGTGATTACTTATTCATATTACAATTTTAAAAAACTTCATAAACGACAAACTTACTAAGAACTTGAATCAGATTCCGAATCTGAATCAGTACAAGCCTCATCTAATTCATCTTCTGAAATGTATTCGTCATTAGGAGGAACAACTGGTGTAGATTCATAATCTGAATCATCTTCGACAACATACGTCTCAATGCGCAGCATCACGCTCTGTGCAACAACTTGGTTGTGTGTATCATCTTGTAATGCAACAAGAGCATCCTCGGAGGTTTCTCGAACCCCTCTAGGCATAACTTTTGTACATGCCCACCAATCGTTGGCTGATGTATGTCGTACCCGCGGATAAGGAATAAAACAAACTTGATCACAATTACCAGATAAGATAAATGGATCATATTTCTTATACTGCCAACGCGGAGACACATCAACAATTCCTGATTTATGTTTTCGAATTACCCGTCCTTTAGTTGTATCAAACCACTTACATTTAAAAACCATGGCCTTCAGTCCAACGGAACCAAAATACTCAACCATTATTATCTCCTCAATCAAACCGTAATAGTCAGTATCTGTGGTTCCACGAACTTGGACGCCGTAATGTTGGGTTTTCTTATCTTGGCCATGGCTATGTGTGTGGAAGCAGTATCCACGTGAATGGTAAATCGGCCAAGATTTATACTTACGTTGCGGACCTTGTACAAAATCTAACATCCACATCGGAAACTCATATGTGTTACTCGCTTGCACAACCTGTCAATTAAATTTATATTTATAATTGATAAGTTTCTAATTCAAATTAAAAATCAAATAATATCATAAACTCACATAGTTTTTCACCCATTCAGCAAAATGTTGGTCTTTCAGTATTTGTAGATCATTAGTAGACATATATGGGTTTCTCTCTGTCATAAACTCCTCGAACATCCTGTTATTTTTAAAAGAGATTATGATTTCAGGTATCCTGAAAAATAACAAAAAAAAAAGTAATTGAAGTACCTTTCGTATGGTTCGAATGTATCACAATTGAGCATCAGAAAAGTCTGGAGGACAGTGTAGTCTTCATCGGTTAGCCATTTCTCTTCAGATTTTCCACTAACCCGACCTTCGTGATAAAACAAGTTAGGCACATCTGGATATTGATATGTAAACCGAACTTCCCCGGGAAGTGGAACCTCAGGTACCACATATGGATTACCAAAGAAGTTTGTGCAGAAGTGGTAGATATTTCTTCATTCACATATTGTGCAACGATGGAACCTCCAATGTGTGCCTTATTTTTAACTTTCTTTTTCAGATGGTACATGTATCGCTCGAAAGGATACATCCATCTATATTGCACTGGACCACCTAAAGCAGCTTCGTCTGCTAAATGTACGGCCAAATGTTCCATAACATCAAAGAACGACGGTGGAAAATTTTTCTCCAAATTACAAAGCTTCACCGCAATGTTTTCTTTCAAAATAGCAACATCTTCGTGCTTAAGTATCTTCGCAGAAATATCACGAAAGAAAAGTATATCTCTACAAAAAAAAATTATAAGGAGTTAGTCAATAATAACATGTATCAAACCAATTGTTAAGATTATGTACCTGAAATGGCAATGTGAACACTTTTGGGAAGTAATTCCTTAAACGCAAATGGGAGAAGTCGCTGCATAATGACGTGACAATCATGACTTTTGAGACCTGAAATCTTGCTATTCGTCTCGTCTATATACCTACTAAACTTTGAAGCATACCCATCTGGAAATTTTATATCTTTTTTCAACCATTGCAGAAATTCTTTTTTTTCTTCCTTCGACAACCGGAAAATCGGGATAG
Proteins encoded:
- the LOC106309076 gene encoding uncharacterized protein LOC106309076, translating into MIVTSLCSDFSHLRLRNYFPKVFTLPFQILKHEDVAILKENIAVKLCNLEKNFPPSFFDVMEHLAVHLADEAALGGPVQYRWMYPFERYMYHLKKKVKNKAHIGGRVSGKSEEKWLTDEDYTVLQTFLMLNCDTFEPYERMFEEFMTERNPYMSTNDLQILKDQHFAEWVKNYVVQASNTYEFPMWMLDFVQGPQRKYKSWPIYHSRGYCFHTHSHGQDKKTQHYGVQVRGTTDTDYYGLIEEIIMVEYFGSVGLKAMVFKCKWFDTTKGRYKKYDPFILSGNCDQVCFIPYPRVRHTSANDWWACTKVMPRGVRETSEDALVALQDDTHNQVVAQSVMLRIETYVVEDDSDYESTPVVPPNDEYISEDELDEACTDSDSESDSSSYNLFGIDPEVHAFIRATWQGNYWGSWASWNFVPPEKKDQWWHAFIQHYYWDDQFHDEIYLKWKKQTQVTVCGRISQNRRDNRQPSYMSDAHWATMVEKYNTEQAKRKSAKAARSRKSAPVGKKMHKHGAGPRCFLNIAYQMMVDEGLDEPPSYTALARKTHTGKDGSFLDERTEELVLEVEEAVEEMLQDGSPLGDSQTGSTAASNAKRYLLNQEYIKRGKTKKGTIYGLGSVQYKNSSPSVPIPVSLQRNLDVDMRMSGFETTISEVKEDIAGVKEDFSALKAEINAFKTQVTGGMSASQATLNIILQTLQSQASTPASTAQPSQPQAQSQPQGQPQAPIQSQHQPQAQGQSTALPQHLTINNPSELDRWCQDLGM